From a single Couchioplanes caeruleus genomic region:
- a CDS encoding NADP-dependent oxidoreductase: MAAVPSRVIRFHRTGEPLAVLEEERIEISDPPNGRVRVRVLATGLNPADWELCRGFLPGALPRGIGYDVAGIIDAVSAEEAPGGSNAAADASNGGNSAADAGDGVNSPADAGDGGDGGGGAGGAGRRARNRNEPAGVGDVVFGTADFIEQPSAGAADVALLNTWYRVPAGLDPVQAATLPMVVQTAAWTLETMGVGPGATLLVHGAGGMVGYAAVQIALRRGARVVATAGPTFAADLEGFGARVTTYGEGMPDRVRMLTGGDDVDLVLDAPRPSPGTLTDLIALAGGDPGRVMTISNHEEARRLGARVNLDELRPGLTPPATLLPEYASLATQGAFRLPIAKSYPLEKWRDAVALSLSGNPHGKVMLLPGREAPA; this comes from the coding sequence ATGGCTGCCGTTCCGTCCCGCGTCATCCGCTTCCACCGGACCGGCGAGCCGCTCGCCGTCCTGGAGGAGGAACGGATCGAGATATCAGACCCACCGAACGGCCGCGTACGCGTACGGGTCCTAGCCACGGGTCTCAACCCCGCGGACTGGGAGTTGTGCCGCGGCTTCCTGCCCGGCGCACTGCCCCGCGGCATCGGCTACGACGTGGCCGGCATCATCGACGCGGTCAGCGCCGAGGAAGCGCCGGGCGGCAGCAACGCCGCAGCCGACGCGAGCAACGGCGGCAATTCCGCAGCCGACGCGGGCGATGGCGTCAACTCCCCAGCCGACGCGGGCGATGGCGGCGATGGCGGCGGTGGCGCCGGTGGCGCCGGGCGACGGGCTCGCAACCGTAATGAGCCGGCCGGGGTGGGCGACGTCGTCTTCGGCACCGCCGACTTCATCGAGCAGCCGAGCGCCGGCGCGGCGGACGTGGCCCTGCTGAACACCTGGTACCGCGTACCGGCCGGCCTCGACCCGGTGCAGGCGGCCACCCTGCCCATGGTCGTACAGACGGCCGCCTGGACCCTGGAGACCATGGGCGTCGGACCCGGCGCCACGCTGCTCGTCCACGGCGCCGGCGGCATGGTCGGCTACGCCGCCGTGCAGATCGCGCTGCGCCGCGGCGCGCGCGTCGTCGCCACCGCCGGCCCGACGTTCGCCGCGGACCTGGAGGGGTTCGGTGCGCGGGTCACCACGTACGGCGAAGGCATGCCCGACCGTGTCCGCATGCTGACCGGTGGCGACGACGTCGACCTCGTGCTGGACGCGCCTCGCCCGAGCCCGGGCACCCTGACCGACCTCATCGCGCTGGCGGGCGGTGATCCCGGCCGCGTGATGACCATCAGCAACCATGAGGAGGCCCGCCGGCTCGGCGCCCGCGTCAACCTGGACGAGCTGCGTCCCGGCCTCACGCCTCCCGCCACGCTCCTCCCGGAGTACGCGTCCCTCGCCACCCAGGGCGCATTCCGTCTCCCGATCGCGAAGTCGTACCCGCTGGAGAAGTGGCGCGACGCCGTGGCGCTCAGCCTGTCGGGCAACCCGCACGGCAAGGTGATGCTGCTGCCGGGTCGCGAGGCCCCCGCATGA
- a CDS encoding DUF1800 domain-containing protein: MTATDFLPADPLLHLLRRATYGPTPASTAEIRRLGATAWLERQLKPASIADPAADDLVGRLPLSGLSVDGARAKVREGAYKMYGWEPMFELGYATVARAVWSERQLLEVMVAFWSNHLNVTNPSGDVWDSRPDYDRTVIRPYALGRFADMLKASAKHPAMLTYLDNRFSTRAAPNENYGRELLELHTVGLGYTEADVKGAARLFTGMTVSWDTGRYRYDAGQHATGAVSVMGFRHANATASGGQAAAMALLDHLASHPATAKRIATKLCVRFVADEPPATLVTKLTKVYLDNRTAIAPVLRALFASPEFAASVGAKTRTPYEDIVATVRTLGYAPEKSGTQGVRALYWMTEAAGQAPMAWSPPNGYPDVASAWASPSGQVKRWNAHLSIAAGWWPTTLQRPASPLAEYAGSTLPATYGALVDAVATRLLGRTPSAVHTAALAAFYGEKPVSPLKAGDAAAGWAFPYLPALLLDSPYFALR; this comes from the coding sequence GTGACGGCTACGGACTTCCTGCCCGCTGACCCGTTGCTGCACCTGCTGCGCCGCGCCACGTACGGACCGACCCCGGCCTCGACCGCCGAGATCCGCCGCCTCGGGGCCACCGCCTGGCTGGAGCGGCAGCTCAAACCCGCCTCGATCGCCGACCCGGCCGCCGACGACCTGGTCGGGCGGCTGCCGCTGAGCGGGCTCAGCGTCGACGGCGCCCGCGCGAAGGTGCGCGAGGGCGCGTACAAGATGTACGGCTGGGAGCCGATGTTCGAGCTCGGGTACGCCACGGTGGCCCGAGCGGTCTGGAGCGAGCGGCAACTCCTCGAGGTCATGGTCGCGTTCTGGTCGAACCACCTCAACGTGACCAACCCTTCCGGCGACGTGTGGGACAGCCGGCCCGACTACGACCGGACGGTGATCCGGCCGTACGCGCTGGGCCGCTTCGCCGACATGCTCAAGGCGAGCGCCAAGCACCCGGCGATGCTGACGTACCTGGACAACCGGTTCTCCACCCGCGCCGCGCCGAACGAGAACTACGGCCGTGAGCTGCTGGAACTGCACACGGTCGGGCTGGGCTACACCGAGGCGGACGTCAAGGGCGCCGCCCGGCTGTTCACCGGAATGACCGTCAGCTGGGACACCGGCCGCTACCGGTACGACGCCGGTCAGCACGCCACCGGCGCGGTGTCGGTGATGGGCTTCCGCCACGCCAACGCGACCGCGTCCGGTGGCCAGGCCGCGGCGATGGCGCTGCTGGACCACCTGGCGTCGCACCCGGCCACGGCGAAGCGGATCGCCACGAAGCTGTGCGTACGGTTCGTGGCCGACGAGCCGCCCGCCACGCTGGTGACCAAGCTGACCAAGGTCTACCTCGACAACCGCACCGCGATCGCCCCGGTGCTCCGCGCGTTGTTCGCCTCGCCGGAGTTCGCCGCGTCGGTGGGCGCGAAGACCCGGACGCCGTACGAGGACATCGTCGCCACGGTCCGGACCCTCGGGTACGCGCCGGAGAAGTCCGGAACGCAGGGAGTGCGGGCGCTGTACTGGATGACCGAGGCGGCCGGGCAGGCGCCGATGGCGTGGTCCCCGCCGAACGGCTACCCGGACGTGGCAAGCGCCTGGGCGTCGCCGTCCGGCCAGGTCAAGCGGTGGAACGCGCACCTGAGCATCGCCGCGGGGTGGTGGCCGACCACGCTGCAACGGCCGGCGTCGCCGCTGGCCGAGTACGCGGGCAGCACCCTGCCGGCCACGTACGGCGCCCTGGTCGACGCCGTCGCGACCCGCCTGCTCGGACGCACGCCCTCCGCCGTGCACACCGCCGCCCTGGCCGCGTTCTACGGCGAGAAGCCCGTCAGCCCGCTGAAGGCCGGCGATGCCGCGGCGGGGTGGGCGTTCCCGTACCTGCCCGCGCTGCTGCTCGACTCCCCCTACTTCGCGCTGAGGTGA
- a CDS encoding TetR/AcrR family transcriptional regulator produces the protein MPRSGAEARARLREAALDLYGESGYDATTTAEIAARAGVTERTYFRHFPDKREVLFDGEAELREVMTGAIASAPGSPAPLSLVLRAYTAAVPLFVAGRPVAERRAKIIATSPALQERAHAKRDAITDAVIGALQERGIPEPTARLAARVGAAVFERAGREWDGASGVALTALIAQAAEELRALA, from the coding sequence ATGCCGAGAAGTGGCGCTGAGGCGCGGGCGAGACTGCGCGAGGCAGCGTTGGACCTGTACGGCGAGAGCGGCTATGACGCCACGACCACCGCCGAGATCGCCGCGCGGGCCGGGGTCACCGAGCGGACGTACTTCCGGCATTTCCCCGACAAGCGCGAGGTGCTCTTCGACGGTGAGGCGGAGCTGCGCGAGGTCATGACCGGCGCGATCGCCTCGGCGCCCGGGAGTCCCGCACCCTTGTCGCTGGTCCTGCGGGCGTATACGGCTGCGGTACCGCTCTTCGTCGCCGGCCGTCCCGTGGCCGAGCGGCGGGCGAAGATCATCGCGACGTCTCCCGCGCTGCAGGAGAGAGCTCACGCCAAGCGGGATGCGATCACGGATGCGGTGATCGGGGCGTTGCAGGAGCGCGGGATTCCTGAGCCCACGGCGCGTCTCGCCGCTCGGGTGGGCGCCGCCGTCTTCGAGCGGGCCGGCCGGGAGTGGGACGGCGCGTCAGGGGTCGCCCTCACGGCGCTGATCGCTCAGGCCGCTGAGGAGTTGCGCGCGCTGGCTTGA
- a CDS encoding lamin tail domain-containing protein, which translates to MRARKTALFVALGCAAALGLAAPASAADTPTISAPASRQGYGTITLSGTAAAGATVELYESAYVFNDFYPSPDYATGGYVTTKASGSGTWSINRLLDSGFRFYVKVNGVESRRISVAMGIVPSMTLTADNGTVNVNVSADPAQPHLRVHIQRGANGDWTDVASGYTSDPAAIYGATLTGQGSGTKYYRAVIDADTENNLLKGQTESVAINVGSGTGSGGGDNPSTPAPTTPAPSTPSVKAGDVQFSKIQYNSPGTDTGSNTSLNNEWVRLTNRTEATINLKGWTVRDAAGHTYTFGGDYRLGAGKYMYVHTGKGTNGKPDAKHRYWNRTGYIWNNGGDTAYLRTASGKSIDSCKWGSGSGSGVTYC; encoded by the coding sequence ATGCGTGCACGCAAGACGGCCCTGTTCGTCGCCCTCGGCTGCGCCGCCGCCCTCGGCCTCGCCGCCCCGGCGTCCGCCGCCGACACGCCGACGATCTCGGCCCCGGCGAGCCGCCAGGGATACGGGACGATCACCCTCAGCGGTACGGCCGCCGCCGGCGCCACCGTCGAACTGTACGAGTCGGCGTACGTCTTCAACGACTTCTACCCGTCCCCCGACTACGCGACGGGCGGCTACGTCACCACCAAGGCGAGCGGCTCCGGCACCTGGTCGATCAACCGGCTCCTCGACTCCGGCTTCCGCTTCTACGTGAAGGTCAACGGCGTCGAGTCCCGCCGCATCTCGGTCGCGATGGGCATCGTCCCGTCGATGACGCTGACCGCCGACAACGGCACCGTCAACGTCAACGTCTCGGCCGACCCCGCACAGCCGCACCTGCGCGTGCACATCCAGCGCGGCGCGAACGGCGACTGGACCGACGTCGCGAGCGGCTACACCTCCGACCCGGCGGCCATCTACGGCGCCACCCTCACCGGCCAGGGCAGCGGCACCAAGTACTACCGCGCCGTGATCGACGCCGACACCGAGAACAACCTGCTCAAGGGCCAGACCGAGAGCGTTGCGATCAACGTGGGCAGCGGCACGGGCAGCGGCGGCGGCGACAACCCGTCCACCCCGGCGCCGACCACGCCGGCGCCGTCGACGCCGTCCGTCAAGGCCGGCGACGTCCAGTTCTCGAAGATCCAGTACAACTCCCCGGGTACGGACACCGGCAGCAACACCAGCCTCAACAACGAATGGGTACGCCTGACCAACAGGACCGAGGCGACCATCAACCTCAAGGGCTGGACGGTACGCGACGCGGCGGGCCACACGTACACCTTCGGCGGCGACTACCGCCTGGGCGCCGGCAAGTACATGTACGTCCACACGGGCAAGGGCACGAACGGCAAGCCCGACGCCAAGCACCGCTACTGGAACCGCACCGGCTACATCTGGAACAACGGCGGCGACACGGCGTACCTGCGCACGGCCTCGGGCAAGTCGATCGACTCGTGCAAGTGGGGCAGCGGCAGCGGCAGCGGCGTCACGTACTGCTGA
- a CDS encoding spermidine synthase, protein MAQRRRGERRVETVGSGVAELAPDPDRPDGWTLLLDGAPQSHVDLGDPTYLEFEYVRRMAAAIDLLAAPGAPLRVLHLGGGALTLPRYVAATRPGSPQRVVEIDGPLVELVRGALPWDPRAKIRVRVGDAREAVTGMRDAGYDLVIVDVFAGARTPAHLASAEFAREVARVLAPAGWLIANVADGPPLAYARTQVATIRSALPQACLVADAAVLRGRRFGNLVVLAGRTPPPVAELSRRAAGDWFPGRVETDLDRFTGGRRPATDADAVASPAPPEGLFSARP, encoded by the coding sequence GTGGCGCAGCGCAGGCGGGGTGAACGGCGGGTCGAGACGGTCGGCTCGGGGGTCGCCGAGCTCGCGCCCGACCCCGACCGCCCGGACGGATGGACGCTGCTGCTCGACGGCGCCCCGCAGTCGCACGTCGACCTCGGCGATCCCACGTACCTCGAGTTCGAGTACGTCCGCCGGATGGCCGCGGCGATCGACCTGCTGGCGGCCCCGGGGGCGCCGCTGCGCGTCCTCCACCTGGGCGGCGGCGCGCTGACGCTGCCCCGCTACGTCGCGGCGACCCGGCCCGGGTCGCCGCAGCGGGTGGTGGAGATCGACGGCCCGCTGGTCGAGCTGGTGCGCGGCGCGCTGCCCTGGGACCCCCGAGCGAAGATCCGGGTACGCGTCGGCGACGCGCGCGAGGCGGTCACGGGCATGCGCGACGCCGGGTACGACCTCGTCATCGTCGACGTGTTCGCGGGGGCGCGCACCCCGGCCCACCTGGCGTCGGCCGAGTTCGCCCGGGAGGTGGCGCGGGTGCTGGCGCCTGCCGGGTGGCTGATCGCCAACGTCGCCGACGGGCCACCGCTGGCGTACGCGCGTACCCAGGTCGCCACGATCCGCTCCGCGCTGCCGCAGGCCTGCCTCGTCGCGGACGCCGCGGTGCTGCGCGGACGCCGCTTCGGCAATCTCGTCGTGCTCGCCGGCCGGACCCCGCCCCCGGTCGCGGAGCTGAGCCGGCGGGCGGCGGGCGACTGGTTCCCCGGCCGGGTCGAGACCGACCTGGATCGATTCACCGGCGGCCGCCGGCCGGCCACGGACGCCGACGCGGTGGCGTCCCCCGCGCCGCCCGAGGGCCTGTTCAGCGCGCGGCCCTAG
- a CDS encoding pentapeptide repeat-containing protein, giving the protein MTELVLRADCSRCVGLCCVAPAFAKSSDFAIDKPAGRPCPNLGDDFRCGIHDRLPEKGFPGCVVFDCFGAGQHLTQVTFAGRDWRTPGVAGPMFAALPVMRQLHELLWYVTQALTMPAARRVHPRLRMALEETVQLTSGTPEELMALDVDAHRGRVNPLLQKASELVRAQAGARRPDHRGANLIGRRMSGAALRGASLRGALLIGADLRDADLRLADFTGADLRGADLRGADLTGALFLTESQLTAAVTDGTTRLPQPPESSRR; this is encoded by the coding sequence ATGACGGAGCTGGTGCTGCGCGCCGACTGCAGCCGGTGCGTCGGGCTGTGCTGCGTCGCGCCGGCGTTCGCCAAGTCGTCGGACTTCGCCATCGACAAGCCGGCCGGGCGGCCCTGTCCCAACCTCGGCGACGACTTCCGCTGCGGCATCCACGACCGGTTGCCGGAGAAGGGCTTCCCCGGCTGCGTCGTCTTCGACTGCTTCGGTGCCGGCCAGCACCTCACCCAGGTGACGTTCGCCGGCCGCGACTGGCGTACCCCCGGCGTCGCCGGCCCGATGTTCGCGGCCCTGCCGGTCATGCGCCAGCTGCACGAACTGCTCTGGTACGTGACACAGGCGCTGACCATGCCGGCAGCGCGCCGGGTGCACCCACGGCTGAGGATGGCGCTCGAGGAGACCGTCCAGCTCACCAGCGGTACGCCCGAGGAGCTGATGGCGCTCGACGTGGACGCGCATCGGGGCAGGGTGAACCCGCTGCTGCAGAAGGCGAGCGAGCTCGTACGCGCCCAGGCCGGCGCCCGGCGGCCGGATCACCGGGGCGCCAACCTGATCGGGCGCCGGATGAGCGGCGCCGCGTTGCGGGGCGCCAGCCTGCGGGGTGCGCTGCTGATCGGGGCGGACCTGCGCGACGCCGACCTGCGCCTGGCCGACTTCACCGGCGCCGATCTGCGCGGTGCTGACCTGCGCGGAGCCGACCTGACCGGAGCGCTGTTCCTCACGGAGTCGCAGCTCACGGCCGCGGTGACCGACGGGACCACCCGGTTGCCTCAGCCCCCGGAGTCCTCGAGGCGGTAG
- a CDS encoding translation initiation factor 2 translates to MLDPTFPAHQPEPLQPEYRQPEHLQPAPDVFGPLHGGERELWRGRCAVAEYAFDRAASLPRWTLPESTDVLVTDHRILYAHTTSDSPDDLEITSGELRWLYPQHLRVQPGSRSPGRPAVATQVQLVCGGADGTFPALVFAGGDVTEVREADRLANVIRHGIARFRVDNAEKLGLTTPQARMLSRLLIGPEFTSLHGGDGQTVSLLGALPVPRPATSAEPVPEAALYLDPQLSDGLAPAEIPAPDHLPEPAAAPARHAVEPAGPVRLPGHRPGLAADEARALRAAAAEEAVHQAHPDLATRAAELAARVANLVSGAEVVDHSDQPTRDLSARAERVRRASARFAANSAKGKATVRRPEREPGTTPHGHRR, encoded by the coding sequence ATGCTGGACCCGACCTTCCCGGCTCACCAGCCCGAACCGTTACAGCCCGAGTACCGACAGCCCGAACACCTACAGCCCGCGCCCGACGTCTTCGGGCCGCTGCACGGTGGCGAGCGTGAGTTGTGGCGCGGCCGCTGCGCGGTGGCGGAATACGCGTTCGACCGCGCCGCCTCGCTCCCGCGCTGGACGCTGCCGGAGTCGACCGACGTCCTCGTCACCGACCACCGCATCCTGTACGCCCACACCACCTCCGACTCGCCCGACGACCTCGAGATCACCTCCGGCGAGCTGCGCTGGCTCTACCCCCAGCACCTGCGCGTGCAGCCCGGCTCCCGCTCCCCCGGCCGCCCCGCCGTGGCCACCCAGGTCCAGCTCGTCTGCGGCGGCGCCGACGGCACCTTCCCGGCCCTGGTCTTCGCGGGCGGCGACGTGACCGAGGTGCGCGAGGCGGACCGCCTGGCGAACGTCATCCGGCACGGGATCGCCCGCTTCCGGGTCGACAACGCGGAGAAGCTGGGCCTGACCACGCCCCAGGCCCGCATGCTGTCGCGTCTGCTGATCGGGCCCGAGTTCACCAGCCTCCACGGCGGCGACGGTCAGACGGTCTCGCTGCTCGGCGCGCTGCCGGTGCCGCGCCCGGCCACGTCCGCGGAGCCCGTCCCCGAAGCGGCCCTCTACCTGGACCCGCAGCTGTCCGACGGCCTGGCCCCGGCCGAGATCCCTGCGCCCGACCACCTTCCCGAGCCGGCGGCGGCGCCCGCCCGGCACGCGGTGGAGCCGGCCGGACCGGTGCGCCTTCCGGGTCACCGCCCGGGCCTGGCCGCGGACGAGGCCCGCGCCCTGCGGGCCGCCGCCGCGGAGGAGGCCGTCCACCAGGCCCACCCCGACCTGGCCACCCGCGCCGCCGAGCTGGCCGCCCGCGTGGCCAACCTGGTGTCCGGCGCCGAGGTGGTGGACCACTCCGACCAGCCCACCCGGGACCTGTCCGCCCGCGCGGAACGCGTCCGGCGCGCGTCGGCCCGGTTCGCGGCCAACTCCGCCAAGGGCAAGGCGACGGTCCGCCGCCCCGAGCGCGAGCCCGGCACGACCCCGCACGGCCACCGCCGCTAG
- a CDS encoding UPF0182 family membrane protein, which produces MSRRGRVTVGVLVGVFLLFTLLGWGIDAYTDYLWYDEVKFTEVFTGVLLTRLLLFLAIGLAMALIIAGNLYLAYRLRPLLRPHSAEQATLERYRMVIQPRLGTWIAVVAVVIGFFSGLSAQSRWKDWMLFQNAQPFGVRDPQFNVDIGFYVFDYPLLRYLLGVGFTAVVLSVIGALAVHYVFGGVRLQGVGDRMTSAARAHLTTLVAVFVLLKAVAYILDRRALLLEQHVSPGLYGAGYTDVNALLPAKEILAYISIVVAIAIIVFSNAVMRNLVWPGVSLALLAISAVAIGGIYPLAVQNFQVQPSLADKEAPYIARSIQATRAAFGLGDTQVTPYAAESVVPPAALATNASAQNIRVIDPQLVSEAFTQSQQVRGFYDFGPKLDVDRYTVADKTQDYVVGVREINDRALTQQQQNWLNRHTVFTHGYGLVAAPANQSCGGLPYFVSGFLGGGAQTANCSSPTEQIKVDQPRIYYGEQSTEYAIVGQADKNKNVEFDRPQPTDSNAEQRYTYDGQGGVPIDSFFRRLVFAIKNTESNFLLSDAVNSESRVMYVRDPRSRVEKVAPFLTIDGDPYPAVVDGRIKWILDGYTTASTYPYAQRINLQEETDDELTNRGTFALARDNVNYMRNSVKATVDAYDGTVTLYEFDDQDPVLKAWNKAFGGDLITPKSQIPASLEAHFRYPADLFKVQRNLLTKFHVTDPADFFTGNDFWAVPNTPDGSEQKKQPPFYLNVQLPGQDATRFQLTSAVTPSNRENLAAMISGSYVDGKPRLEILELPDETAIPGPAQVHQQMTSNGTVRPELNLLQTNNQAQVLFGNLISLPVSNGMLYVEPVYVKSGQQSNAAPLLQKVLMSYGDGGRYAVLANNLQDGLKALVAQGKNQQPPASTQNNNPPSGTQPPANSQLSQAAADLDKAIADVKAAQQSGDFARYGQALQALDTAMNNFQNAQKAANTPVTPSAGPSAPPSTPASTPASAVAPTPSGG; this is translated from the coding sequence ATGAGCCGGCGCGGTCGCGTGACCGTCGGCGTCCTCGTAGGGGTTTTCCTTCTCTTCACGCTGCTCGGCTGGGGCATCGACGCGTACACCGACTACTTGTGGTACGACGAGGTCAAGTTCACGGAGGTCTTCACGGGCGTCCTGCTGACCCGGCTCCTGCTGTTCCTCGCGATCGGCCTCGCCATGGCGCTGATCATCGCGGGCAACCTCTACCTGGCGTACCGGCTGCGGCCGCTGCTGCGCCCGCACTCGGCCGAGCAGGCCACCCTCGAGCGCTACCGCATGGTGATCCAGCCGCGGCTGGGCACGTGGATCGCGGTCGTCGCCGTCGTCATCGGGTTCTTCTCCGGCCTGTCCGCGCAGAGCCGCTGGAAGGACTGGATGCTCTTCCAGAACGCCCAGCCCTTCGGCGTACGGGACCCGCAGTTCAACGTGGACATCGGCTTCTACGTCTTCGACTACCCGCTGCTGCGCTACCTGCTCGGCGTGGGCTTCACCGCGGTCGTGCTGTCGGTGATCGGCGCGCTCGCCGTGCACTACGTCTTCGGTGGCGTACGGCTGCAGGGCGTCGGCGACCGGATGACGTCGGCCGCTCGCGCCCACCTGACCACGCTGGTGGCGGTGTTCGTGCTGCTGAAGGCGGTCGCGTACATCCTCGACCGGCGTGCGCTCCTGCTCGAGCAGCACGTGTCGCCCGGCCTCTACGGCGCCGGCTACACCGACGTGAACGCGTTGCTGCCCGCCAAGGAGATCCTGGCGTACATCTCGATCGTGGTCGCCATCGCGATCATCGTGTTCTCCAACGCGGTCATGCGGAACCTGGTCTGGCCCGGCGTCTCGCTGGCCCTGCTCGCCATCTCGGCGGTCGCGATCGGCGGCATCTACCCGCTGGCGGTGCAGAATTTCCAGGTCCAGCCCAGCCTCGCGGACAAGGAGGCGCCGTACATCGCGCGGTCCATCCAGGCCACGCGCGCGGCGTTCGGGCTCGGCGACACGCAGGTGACCCCGTATGCCGCGGAGAGCGTCGTACCACCCGCGGCGCTGGCGACCAACGCCAGCGCGCAGAACATCCGGGTCATCGACCCGCAGCTGGTCTCCGAGGCGTTCACGCAGTCGCAGCAGGTCCGCGGCTTCTACGACTTCGGCCCCAAGCTGGACGTGGACCGCTACACGGTGGCCGACAAGACGCAGGACTACGTCGTCGGCGTCCGTGAGATCAACGACCGGGCGCTCACCCAGCAGCAGCAGAACTGGCTCAACCGGCACACCGTCTTCACGCACGGGTACGGGCTGGTCGCGGCGCCCGCCAACCAGTCCTGCGGCGGGCTGCCGTACTTCGTCTCCGGCTTCCTCGGCGGCGGCGCCCAGACCGCCAACTGCTCCTCGCCGACCGAGCAGATCAAGGTCGACCAGCCGCGCATCTACTACGGCGAGCAGTCCACCGAGTACGCGATCGTCGGGCAGGCCGACAAGAACAAGAACGTGGAGTTCGACCGGCCGCAGCCCACGGACAGCAACGCCGAGCAGCGCTACACGTACGACGGCCAGGGCGGCGTGCCGATCGACTCGTTCTTCCGCCGGCTGGTCTTCGCGATCAAGAACACCGAGAGCAACTTCCTGCTCTCCGACGCGGTCAACAGCGAATCGCGGGTCATGTACGTCCGCGACCCGCGCTCGCGCGTCGAGAAGGTCGCGCCGTTCCTGACCATCGACGGGGACCCGTACCCGGCGGTCGTCGACGGCCGGATCAAGTGGATCCTCGACGGGTACACGACCGCGTCGACGTACCCGTACGCCCAGCGGATCAACCTGCAGGAGGAGACGGACGACGAGCTCACCAACCGGGGCACGTTCGCGCTCGCCCGCGACAACGTCAACTACATGCGCAACTCGGTCAAGGCGACGGTCGACGCGTACGACGGCACGGTCACGCTCTACGAGTTCGACGACCAGGACCCGGTGCTGAAGGCGTGGAACAAGGCGTTCGGCGGCGACCTGATCACCCCGAAGTCGCAGATCCCGGCGTCGCTGGAGGCGCACTTCCGCTACCCGGCCGACCTGTTCAAGGTGCAGCGCAACCTGCTGACCAAGTTCCACGTCACCGACCCCGCGGACTTCTTCACCGGCAACGACTTCTGGGCGGTGCCGAACACGCCGGACGGCTCCGAGCAGAAGAAGCAGCCGCCGTTCTACCTCAACGTGCAGCTGCCGGGGCAGGACGCCACCCGGTTCCAGCTCACCTCGGCCGTCACCCCGAGCAATCGGGAGAACCTGGCGGCGATGATCTCCGGCTCGTACGTCGACGGCAAGCCACGGCTGGAGATCCTCGAGCTGCCGGACGAGACCGCGATCCCAGGTCCGGCGCAGGTGCATCAACAGATGACCAGCAACGGTACGGTGCGCCCCGAGCTGAACCTGCTGCAGACGAACAACCAGGCCCAAGTGCTCTTCGGCAACCTCATCTCGTTGCCGGTCAGCAACGGCATGCTCTACGTCGAGCCGGTGTACGTGAAGAGCGGCCAGCAGTCCAACGCGGCCCCGCTGCTGCAGAAGGTCCTCATGTCGTACGGCGACGGCGGCCGGTACGCGGTCCTGGCCAACAACCTCCAGGACGGCCTGAAGGCGCTCGTGGCACAGGGCAAGAACCAGCAACCGCCCGCGTCCACGCAGAACAACAACCCGCCGTCCGGCACGCAGCCCCCGGCCAACAGCCAGCTGAGCCAGGCGGCAGCGGACCTCGACAAGGCCATCGCGGACGTCAAGGCGGCCCAGCAGTCCGGCGACTTCGCCCGGTACGGCCAGGCGCTGCAGGCGCTCGACACGGCGATGAACAACTTCCAGAACGCCCAGAAGGCGGCCAACACGCCGGTGACGCCGTCGGCAGGGCCGTCCGCGCCGCCCTCCACACCGGCGTCGACGCCGGCATCGGCGGTGGCGCCCACGCCCAGCGGCGGTTGA
- a CDS encoding helix-turn-helix domain-containing protein encodes MSFGGYLKEAIQAARFPTPTHFARAVGMDPSVVLRWLSGEQRPTIRSIERIAPVLGRSINELVLAAYPDRVGGPPPQPPATHPLVHELARMLADDSPIPAEDRRALETVLDRMIDPYRKVLRRRRTA; translated from the coding sequence ATGAGCTTCGGCGGCTACCTCAAGGAAGCGATCCAGGCCGCCCGCTTCCCCACGCCCACACACTTCGCCCGCGCCGTCGGCATGGATCCGTCCGTGGTGCTGCGCTGGCTCAGCGGGGAGCAGCGGCCCACCATCCGGTCCATCGAGCGGATCGCGCCCGTGCTCGGCCGCAGCATCAACGAGCTGGTGCTCGCGGCGTACCCGGACCGGGTGGGCGGACCGCCGCCCCAGCCGCCGGCCACCCACCCGCTGGTCCACGAGCTGGCCCGCATGCTCGCCGACGACTCCCCGATCCCGGCGGAGGACCGCCGGGCGCTCGAGACGGTCCTCGATCGGATGATCGATCCATACCGGAAGGTGCTCCGCCGGCGGCGCACCGCATAA